A region of Pyxidicoccus parkwaysis DNA encodes the following proteins:
- a CDS encoding D-alanine--D-alanine ligase: MGKRVGVLMGGWGEEREISLKTGEAVVGALESRGHQVTRIFAGPGLDRALRAAELDVAFIALHGRMGEDGRVQGLLELLELPYTGSGVLASALAMDKPMAKKLFRLHNLPTPQGYRVGRDDAARALELHGDLGFPCVVKPACGGSSVGLALVHEPGELAPAVAQACRFGGSALVERFVAGREVTVGILGDKVLGSCEIATPRQGFDYDAKYKGGSRYFVPPRLSPTRVANVESLALAAYRALGCRGYGRVDLLCSDTENDVVLEVNTLPGFTPSSLLPKIAAQAGLEFAELTERILALATRDEAGITEAPAVAPVPAPEEPRRAVS, encoded by the coding sequence ATGGGCAAGCGCGTCGGAGTTCTGATGGGTGGCTGGGGCGAGGAGCGGGAGATTTCGCTCAAGACGGGGGAGGCCGTGGTGGGGGCCCTGGAGTCCCGTGGCCACCAGGTCACCCGCATCTTCGCCGGCCCCGGACTGGACAGGGCCCTGCGCGCCGCCGAGCTGGACGTGGCCTTCATCGCGCTGCACGGGCGCATGGGTGAGGACGGCCGCGTGCAGGGCCTCCTGGAGCTGCTGGAGCTGCCGTACACCGGCTCGGGCGTGCTCGCCTCCGCGCTGGCCATGGACAAGCCCATGGCGAAGAAGCTCTTCCGGCTGCACAACCTGCCCACGCCCCAGGGCTACCGCGTGGGCCGCGACGACGCGGCGCGCGCGCTGGAGCTGCACGGCGACCTCGGCTTTCCCTGCGTGGTGAAGCCCGCGTGCGGCGGCTCCTCCGTGGGGCTCGCGCTGGTGCACGAGCCGGGCGAGCTCGCGCCGGCGGTGGCGCAGGCGTGCCGCTTCGGCGGCTCGGCGCTGGTGGAGCGCTTCGTGGCGGGCCGCGAGGTGACGGTGGGCATCCTCGGCGACAAGGTGCTGGGCAGCTGCGAGATTGCCACCCCGCGCCAGGGCTTCGACTACGACGCGAAGTACAAGGGCGGCTCGCGCTACTTCGTCCCGCCCCGCCTGTCGCCGACGCGCGTGGCCAACGTGGAGTCGCTGGCCCTGGCCGCGTACCGCGCGCTGGGCTGCCGCGGCTACGGCCGGGTGGACCTGCTGTGCTCGGACACGGAGAACGACGTGGTGCTGGAGGTGAACACGCTGCCCGGCTTCACCCCCTCCAGCCTGTTGCCCAAGATTGCCGCCCAGGCCGGCCTGGAGTTCGCGGAGCTCACCGAGCGCATTCTCGCGCTGGCCACCCGCGACGAGGCCGGCATCACCGAGGCCCCCGCCGTCGCCCCCGTCCCGGCCCCCGAGGAGCCCCGCCGCGCCGTGAGCTGA
- a CDS encoding cellulose synthase family protein: MTTVEIIFLGVYFSVLCVLAVYGSHRYRMAFLYYRHKFKLPTPKGPLEALPRVTIQLPIFNEMYVVERLVESVCRIDYPRDLLEIQVLDDSTDETCGIARACVERHRQKGHDIVYIHRTNRQGFKAGALENGLKLAKGEYVAVFDADFVPSPDFLLRTVPFFADDKVGMVQVRWGHLNRDFSILTQAQSIFLDGHFIIEHTARNRSGCFFNFNGTAGIWRRSTISDAGGWQHDTLTEDLDLSYRAQLKGWQFIFLPEVISPAEVPVDMNAFKSQQHRWAKGSIQTAKKLLPTILKSDLPMAVKREAFFHLTNNMAYLLMVLLSVLMPISMVVRFQHGLYGTLFLDLPFFISATASVCVFYVAAQREMGVKGWARVKYLPFLMSLGIGLAINNAKAVLEALLNQQSGFARTPKTGAEGKKAVTVKKTYRGSKTLMPVVELLFAAYFTGALWFAIDARIYTSVPFIILFQAGFLYVGVSSLLQGLSGRLKLADAAPAVNAPGGEQPRRAA, encoded by the coding sequence ATGACCACCGTCGAGATCATCTTCCTGGGCGTCTATTTCAGCGTCCTGTGCGTGCTGGCGGTCTACGGCTCGCACCGGTACCGGATGGCGTTCCTGTATTACCGGCACAAGTTCAAGCTGCCGACGCCGAAGGGCCCGCTCGAGGCGCTCCCACGCGTAACCATCCAGCTGCCCATCTTCAACGAGATGTACGTGGTGGAGCGCCTGGTGGAGTCGGTCTGCCGCATCGACTACCCGCGCGACCTGCTGGAAATCCAGGTCCTCGACGACTCGACGGATGAGACGTGTGGCATCGCCCGCGCGTGCGTGGAGCGCCATCGCCAGAAGGGCCACGACATCGTCTACATCCACCGCACCAACCGCCAGGGCTTCAAGGCGGGCGCGCTGGAGAACGGCCTGAAGCTGGCCAAGGGCGAGTACGTCGCGGTGTTCGACGCGGACTTCGTGCCCAGCCCGGACTTCCTGCTGCGCACGGTGCCGTTCTTCGCGGACGACAAGGTGGGCATGGTGCAGGTGCGCTGGGGCCACCTCAACCGTGACTTCTCCATCCTGACGCAGGCGCAGAGCATCTTCCTGGACGGGCACTTCATCATCGAGCACACGGCCCGCAACCGCTCCGGCTGCTTCTTCAACTTCAACGGCACGGCGGGCATCTGGCGCCGGAGCACCATCTCCGACGCGGGCGGCTGGCAGCACGACACGCTCACCGAGGACCTGGACCTGAGCTACCGCGCGCAGCTCAAGGGCTGGCAGTTCATCTTCCTGCCCGAGGTCATCTCCCCGGCCGAGGTGCCGGTGGACATGAACGCCTTCAAGAGCCAGCAGCACCGCTGGGCGAAGGGCTCCATCCAGACGGCGAAGAAGCTGCTGCCCACGATTCTCAAGAGCGACCTGCCCATGGCGGTGAAGCGGGAGGCCTTCTTCCACCTCACCAACAACATGGCCTACCTGCTGATGGTGCTCCTGTCCGTGCTGATGCCCATCAGCATGGTGGTGCGCTTCCAGCACGGCCTGTACGGCACGCTGTTCCTGGACCTGCCCTTCTTCATCAGCGCCACCGCCAGCGTCTGCGTGTTCTACGTGGCCGCGCAGCGGGAGATGGGCGTGAAGGGGTGGGCGCGGGTGAAGTACCTGCCCTTCCTGATGAGCCTGGGCATCGGCCTCGCCATCAACAACGCGAAGGCGGTGCTGGAGGCGCTGCTCAACCAGCAGTCCGGCTTCGCGCGCACGCCGAAGACGGGCGCCGAGGGCAAGAAGGCCGTCACGGTGAAGAAGACCTACCGCGGCAGCAAGACGCTGATGCCGGTGGTGGAGCTGCTCTTCGCGGCGTACTTCACAGGCGCGCTCTGGTTCGCCATCGACGCGCGCATCTACACGTCGGTGCCCTTCATCATCCTGTTCCAGGCGGGCTTCCTGTATGTGGGCGTGTCCAGCCTGCTGCAGGGCCTGTCCGGCCGGCTGAAGCTGGCGGACGCCGCCCCGGCGGTGAACGCCCCCGGTGGCGAGCAGCCGCGCCGCGCGGCCTGA
- a CDS encoding PEGA domain-containing protein, protein MSPHRLVLFALVTVLAAPSSAFAQDDDLLAPLTPQSKAAKTKAGKTKVVKKKPAREKPAKVTKKPARTKSGATARGGKASKKPVEPVEDELLAPLAPQKTQLMVRITGGVRGAKLQVDGKDSGTLSAAPVPVELAAGEHLLVVRKPGYAEYTRRIDVAEGSQQEISVSLDATMGFANLTADVPETVVLVDGDEVGPVPQANVMLKPGSREIEFRAPGFKPDVHNITVFAGRSYSVEGTLRPLVDASVASADTPRKPALDPASKPQTSPDLGLGQDREPDTELSSGKPWYGRWYVWAGVGAVVAAGTVGAVMATKGESASPLDPNRDVCGGTCDAVLQGARPVRGGGSAGGLRIPAHAFRF, encoded by the coding sequence ATGAGCCCTCACCGACTCGTCCTCTTCGCCCTGGTGACCGTCCTGGCGGCACCGTCCTCGGCCTTCGCGCAGGACGATGACCTCCTTGCTCCCCTCACCCCTCAGTCGAAGGCCGCCAAGACGAAGGCCGGCAAGACGAAGGTGGTGAAGAAGAAGCCCGCGCGCGAGAAGCCCGCGAAGGTGACGAAGAAGCCCGCGCGCACGAAGAGCGGCGCGACGGCTCGCGGCGGCAAGGCGAGCAAGAAGCCCGTGGAGCCGGTGGAGGACGAGCTGCTGGCGCCGCTGGCGCCCCAGAAGACGCAGCTGATGGTGCGCATCACCGGCGGCGTGCGCGGGGCGAAGCTGCAGGTGGACGGCAAGGACTCCGGCACGCTGAGCGCCGCGCCCGTCCCCGTGGAGCTGGCGGCGGGTGAGCACCTGCTGGTGGTCCGCAAGCCGGGCTATGCCGAGTACACGCGGCGCATCGACGTGGCGGAGGGCTCGCAGCAGGAAATCTCCGTGTCGCTGGACGCCACCATGGGCTTCGCCAACCTGACGGCGGACGTGCCCGAGACGGTGGTGCTGGTGGACGGCGACGAGGTGGGGCCGGTGCCGCAGGCCAACGTGATGCTCAAGCCGGGCTCGCGTGAAATCGAGTTCCGCGCGCCGGGCTTCAAGCCGGACGTGCACAACATCACCGTCTTCGCCGGTCGCAGCTACTCGGTGGAGGGCACGCTGCGGCCCCTGGTGGACGCGTCGGTGGCGAGCGCGGACACGCCGAGGAAGCCGGCGCTGGACCCGGCCAGCAAGCCGCAGACGTCGCCCGACCTGGGGCTCGGGCAGGACAGGGAGCCGGACACGGAGCTGAGCTCCGGCAAGCCCTGGTACGGCCGCTGGTACGTGTGGGCCGGCGTGGGCGCGGTGGTGGCCGCGGGCACGGTGGGCGCGGTGATGGCCACCAAGGGCGAGAGCGCCTCGCCGCTGGACCCGAACCGCGACGTGTGCGGCGGCACCTGCGACGCCGTGCTGCAGGGCGCGCGGCCCGTGCGCGGCGGTGGCTCGGCGGGGGGCTTGCGCATCCCCGCTCACGCCTTCCGGTTCTGA
- a CDS encoding M1 family aminopeptidase — protein MRTFLRGCLLWGVLSGVPAWSGPPPAPTPVSTPPAPAPASTPDVSPEVQLCLQHLKPSERARAAKALGPLEELPRYRVQLDVDPVKREVTGRVQVEVVARTRPLTELYLRLTPNAQERQVTLSEAKLGGQPVKLEQPEPTLYRVPLADPVPVGAAAVVDVALKATVPPGEAGGGSVLSGLLGGSSRGRGGDHGAFSATEDFVSLVGVVPLVPPTDATGQPWAGPQGIGDLALYEPAHVLATVTVPSGWKVHATGAPMGEVPERNGRMRYAFAAAAVRDFPILVSKGYEQSTATVGGVTVESHYSARDKAAGLRVLKYASSMLEEYERRLGPLPYTHFRVVEAPLSGGAGGMEFPGLVTVATSLYRGSADPAEALAGLKELEGLQELLSAMGQGGNPALAHLGEVLERTLEFTVAHEVAHQYFAGLVGSDPIKLPVVDESLAQYTALLYVEWKHGKAAADAQRKEALVQSYHLYRMSGGKDGRADRSTDDFADEFEYGALVYGKAPLMFHASRQLVGDAAFLQAMRSYVDTYRFRWACGDCFTRELAKASPPNAKRLDALRVRWWQEAHGDEDLGKPDLASILGAQGLGDLGDLGSLGDLTDTQMDPASQQLMEQLLKGLQGE, from the coding sequence ATGCGGACCTTCCTGCGTGGCTGCCTGCTGTGGGGTGTGCTTTCCGGTGTCCCCGCCTGGAGCGGTCCGCCGCCGGCGCCCACGCCCGTGAGCACTCCGCCGGCCCCCGCTCCCGCGAGCACCCCGGACGTCTCGCCCGAGGTGCAGCTGTGCCTCCAGCACCTGAAGCCCTCGGAGCGCGCGCGGGCCGCGAAGGCGCTGGGGCCGCTGGAGGAGTTGCCGCGCTACCGCGTGCAGCTCGACGTGGACCCGGTGAAGCGCGAGGTGACGGGCCGCGTGCAGGTGGAGGTGGTGGCCCGGACGAGGCCGCTCACGGAGCTCTACCTGCGGCTGACGCCCAACGCGCAGGAGCGCCAGGTGACGTTGTCGGAGGCGAAGCTCGGGGGCCAGCCGGTGAAGCTGGAGCAGCCGGAGCCCACGCTGTACCGCGTGCCGCTGGCGGACCCGGTGCCCGTGGGCGCGGCGGCGGTGGTGGACGTGGCGCTGAAGGCCACCGTGCCTCCGGGGGAGGCCGGCGGCGGAAGCGTGCTGTCGGGCCTGCTGGGGGGAAGCTCGCGCGGGCGCGGCGGGGACCATGGCGCCTTCTCGGCCACGGAGGACTTCGTCAGCCTCGTGGGCGTGGTGCCCCTGGTGCCGCCGACGGACGCCACAGGGCAGCCCTGGGCCGGGCCGCAGGGCATCGGAGACCTGGCGCTCTACGAGCCGGCGCACGTGCTGGCCACCGTCACCGTGCCCTCGGGCTGGAAGGTGCACGCCACCGGCGCGCCCATGGGCGAGGTGCCCGAGCGCAACGGCCGCATGCGCTACGCCTTCGCCGCGGCGGCGGTGCGCGACTTCCCCATCCTCGTGTCGAAGGGCTACGAGCAGTCCACGGCCACGGTGGGCGGCGTCACGGTGGAGAGCCACTACTCGGCGCGGGACAAGGCCGCGGGCCTGCGCGTGCTGAAGTACGCCAGCTCGATGCTGGAGGAGTACGAGCGGCGCCTGGGCCCGCTGCCGTACACGCACTTCCGCGTGGTGGAGGCGCCCCTGTCCGGCGGCGCGGGCGGCATGGAGTTCCCCGGGCTCGTGACGGTGGCCACGTCGCTGTACCGCGGCTCGGCGGACCCGGCCGAGGCGCTGGCGGGCCTCAAGGAGCTGGAGGGCCTGCAGGAATTGCTGAGCGCGATGGGGCAGGGCGGCAACCCGGCGCTGGCGCACCTGGGCGAGGTGCTGGAGCGCACGCTGGAGTTCACCGTCGCGCACGAGGTGGCGCACCAGTACTTCGCGGGCCTCGTGGGCTCGGACCCCATCAAGCTGCCGGTGGTGGACGAGTCCCTGGCCCAGTACACCGCGCTTCTCTACGTGGAGTGGAAGCACGGCAAGGCGGCGGCGGACGCGCAGCGGAAGGAAGCGCTGGTGCAGTCGTACCACCTGTACCGGATGTCCGGCGGGAAGGACGGCCGGGCGGACCGGAGCACGGACGACTTCGCGGACGAGTTCGAGTACGGCGCGCTCGTCTACGGCAAGGCGCCGCTGATGTTCCACGCCTCGCGGCAGCTGGTGGGCGACGCGGCCTTCCTCCAGGCGATGCGCAGCTACGTGGACACGTACCGCTTCAGGTGGGCGTGCGGGGACTGCTTCACGCGCGAGCTGGCGAAGGCGAGCCCCCCGAATGCGAAGCGGCTGGACGCGCTGCGCGTGCGCTGGTGGCAGGAGGCGCACGGCGACGAGGACCTGGGCAAGCCCGACCTGGCCTCGATACTGGGCGCCCAGGGGCTGGGAGACCTCGGGGACCTCGGAAGCCTGGGGGACTTGACGGACACGCAGATGGACCCGGCGTCGCAGCAGCTCATGGAGCAGCTGCTGAAGGGCCTGCAGGGGGAGTGA
- the ftsY gene encoding signal recognition particle-docking protein FtsY, translated as MKTPNALDVLTAQVPPAPSPAPTPGGGTTQPGTGTPPSEGFPVGDVVGIGAASLFVLLMVLAARKMFFRKRAPEAKKPGVPPPAEKPALPAERPELRVELPPSEAEKARLREVEEAHDRAAALARQREEAARAARTATDAAERARLEAEARTLKEREEEEKRAEYRAKKAADDEARERRKREQAEAARILEEQRAREAAAVEEARRAEEAAARAKVEAEAGRTLAQGLDKTKSQGFMARLNGLFGQQRQVDESVLAELEEILFTADIGVRTANHLVEVAREKLKRNELKDPERIKDIIRQEVARIVDLPVPRTLEGGGPPHVVMVVGVNGAGKTTTIGKLAAQLTGQGKKVVLAAGDTFRAAATEQLDVWADRAKAELVKGAEGGDPGSVIFDAIKKARDEGADVVIGDTAGRLHTKAPLMEELKKVKRVMDKALPGAPHEVLLVLDSTNGQNAIQQAKQFHEAVGVTAIALTKLDGTAKGGVIIGICDELKLPVVWVGVGEKIADLRRFEPREFVQALFD; from the coding sequence ATGAAGACCCCGAACGCCCTCGACGTCCTGACCGCGCAGGTGCCGCCCGCCCCCTCCCCCGCCCCTACGCCGGGCGGAGGTACGACGCAGCCGGGCACCGGCACGCCCCCGTCCGAGGGGTTCCCCGTAGGCGACGTCGTCGGCATTGGCGCCGCGAGCCTCTTCGTCCTGCTGATGGTGCTGGCCGCTCGGAAGATGTTCTTCCGCAAGCGCGCGCCGGAGGCGAAGAAGCCCGGCGTCCCCCCGCCCGCCGAGAAGCCCGCGCTGCCGGCCGAGCGGCCCGAGCTCCGCGTGGAGCTGCCGCCCTCGGAGGCCGAGAAGGCCCGGCTGCGCGAGGTGGAGGAGGCCCACGACCGTGCCGCCGCACTGGCCCGCCAGCGCGAGGAGGCCGCCCGCGCCGCCCGCACCGCCACGGACGCCGCCGAGCGCGCCCGCCTGGAGGCCGAGGCCCGCACCCTCAAGGAGCGCGAGGAGGAGGAGAAGCGCGCCGAGTACCGCGCGAAGAAGGCCGCCGACGATGAGGCCCGCGAGCGGCGCAAGCGTGAGCAGGCCGAGGCCGCGCGAATTCTGGAGGAGCAGCGCGCCCGCGAGGCCGCCGCCGTCGAGGAAGCCCGCCGCGCCGAGGAAGCCGCCGCGCGCGCCAAGGTGGAGGCCGAGGCCGGCCGCACGCTGGCGCAGGGCCTGGACAAGACGAAGAGCCAGGGCTTCATGGCTCGCCTCAACGGGCTGTTCGGCCAGCAGCGCCAGGTGGACGAGTCCGTGCTGGCGGAGCTGGAGGAAATCCTCTTCACCGCCGACATCGGCGTGCGCACGGCGAACCACCTGGTGGAGGTCGCCCGCGAGAAGCTCAAGCGCAACGAGCTGAAGGACCCGGAGCGCATCAAGGACATCATCCGCCAGGAAGTGGCGCGCATCGTCGACCTGCCGGTGCCGCGCACGCTCGAGGGCGGTGGCCCTCCGCACGTCGTCATGGTGGTGGGCGTCAACGGCGCCGGGAAGACGACGACCATCGGCAAGCTGGCCGCGCAGCTCACCGGCCAGGGCAAGAAGGTGGTGCTGGCCGCGGGCGACACGTTCCGCGCCGCCGCCACCGAGCAGCTCGACGTGTGGGCGGACCGCGCGAAGGCCGAGCTCGTGAAGGGCGCCGAGGGCGGAGACCCGGGCTCCGTCATCTTCGACGCCATCAAGAAGGCGCGCGACGAGGGCGCGGACGTCGTCATCGGCGACACGGCGGGCCGGCTTCACACCAAGGCGCCGCTGATGGAGGAGCTGAAGAAGGTGAAGCGCGTCATGGACAAGGCGCTGCCCGGTGCGCCGCACGAGGTGCTGCTCGTGCTGGACTCCACCAACGGCCAGAATGCGATTCAGCAGGCCAAGCAGTTCCACGAGGCCGTGGGCGTCACCGCGATTGCGCTGACGAAGCTGGACGGCACCGCGAAGGGCGGCGTCATCATCGGCATCTGCGACGAGCTGAAGCTCCCCGTCGTCTGGGTGGGCGTGGGCGAGAAGATTGCCGACCTGCGCCGCTTCGAGCCGCGCGAGTTCGTCCAGGCCCTCTTCGACTGA
- a CDS encoding zinc ribbon domain-containing protein: MREKLKALAELQNVDLEVASLRKAADVHPRQIAELERELGVARSAIEAERARLTDMERQKAQLEQNITDEKDKVKKWEARLSEQRSTREYSALAREIDIAKKANLTMAEELAELTKQLGAAREAIKSKEAEFATKQQGLSGRMAELKGKLGEAESQVKALEGRRSGVAQGVDANLLRRYETVRKKKLPALVGVVAGTCQGCNMNVPPQLYNQLRTTLGTDVCPSCHRIIYAVEALQETPAAAK; the protein is encoded by the coding sequence TTGCGGGAGAAATTGAAAGCGCTGGCGGAGCTGCAGAACGTGGACCTCGAGGTCGCTTCGCTCCGGAAGGCCGCGGACGTTCACCCCCGTCAGATTGCCGAACTGGAGCGCGAGCTGGGCGTGGCCCGCAGCGCCATCGAGGCCGAACGGGCGCGGCTCACGGACATGGAGCGCCAGAAGGCGCAGCTCGAGCAGAACATCACGGACGAGAAGGACAAGGTGAAGAAGTGGGAGGCGCGGCTCAGTGAGCAGCGCAGCACCCGCGAGTACTCCGCCCTGGCCCGTGAAATCGACATCGCCAAGAAGGCCAACCTGACCATGGCCGAGGAGCTGGCCGAGCTGACGAAGCAGCTCGGCGCGGCGCGCGAGGCCATCAAGTCCAAGGAAGCCGAGTTCGCCACGAAGCAGCAGGGCCTGTCCGGCCGCATGGCGGAGCTCAAGGGCAAGCTGGGCGAGGCGGAGTCGCAGGTGAAGGCGCTCGAGGGCCGCCGCTCCGGCGTGGCCCAGGGCGTGGACGCCAACCTGCTCCGCCGCTACGAGACGGTGCGCAAGAAGAAGCTGCCCGCGCTGGTCGGCGTCGTCGCCGGCACCTGCCAGGGCTGCAACATGAACGTGCCGCCGCAGCTCTACAACCAGCTGCGCACCACGCTCGGCACCGACGTGTGCCCGTCCTGCCACCGCATCATCTACGCGGTGGAGGCCCTTCAAGAGACGCCTGCGGCGGCGAAGTAG
- a CDS encoding TIGR02300 family protein, producing MPAKDLGTKYVCFKCQTKFYDMKKPDPVCPKCGADQRESPALKPQPEGRRGRLAAAPKVIEPIEPEEPAAAGEEEEEELESFDDEEAGAEPEEDDI from the coding sequence ATGCCGGCGAAGGATCTTGGAACGAAGTACGTCTGCTTCAAGTGCCAGACGAAGTTCTACGACATGAAGAAGCCGGACCCCGTCTGTCCGAAGTGTGGGGCGGACCAGAGGGAAAGCCCGGCGCTCAAGCCCCAGCCCGAGGGTCGTCGCGGTCGCCTGGCCGCTGCCCCGAAGGTCATCGAGCCCATCGAGCCCGAGGAGCCCGCTGCCGCGGGTGAAGAGGAAGAAGAAGAGCTCGAGAGCTTCGACGACGAAGAGGCCGGCGCCGAACCGGAAGAAGACGACATCTAG